The following coding sequences are from one Passer domesticus isolate bPasDom1 unplaced genomic scaffold, bPasDom1.hap1 HAP1_SCAFFOLD_294, whole genome shotgun sequence window:
- the LOC135292319 gene encoding 3-beta-hydroxysteroid-Delta(8),Delta(7)-isomerase-like, translating to METSAHPYWPRALALPGYVAGARPGWQCAGAVAAAAAAAGAGGGAKGGARRSPARRLVLGWFLLCAGIHGVLEGYFSLRHRELPADTGLLADVWKEYAKADSRYMTSDDFTVAMETVTAWAWGPLSFLTFLALLRQHPARHVLQLVVSLGQLYGDVLYFATEARAGWAHSDPHPFYFWGYFVGLNGLWVLVPLLLLLDAARQLATAQRGHDRPPPQGPLRGGDPRGERPPPGLRDPPQG from the exons ATGGAGACGAGCGCGCACCCCTATTGGCCGCGCGCGCTGGCGTTGCCGGGTTACGTGGCGGGCGCGCGGCCCGGCTGGCAGTGCGCAGgcgcggtggcggcggcggcggcggctgctggCGCTGG GGGCGGGGCGAAGGGCGGGGCCAGGCGGAGCCCCGCCCGCCggctggtgctgggctggttcCTGCTCTGCGCCGGCATCCACGGCGTCCTGGAAGGGTACTTCAGCCTCCGGCACCGGGAGCTGCCCGCCGACACCGGGCTGCTGGCCGACGTCT GGAAGGAGTACGCCAAGGCCGACAGCCGCTACATGAC GAGCGATGACTTCACGGTTGCCATGGAGACGGTGACAGCCTGGGCCTGGGGTCCCCTGAGCTTCCTCACCTTCCTGGCGCTGCTGCGGCAGCACCCGGCGCGCCACGTGCTGCAGCTGGTGGTGTCCCTGG GCCAGCTGTACGGTGACGTGCTCTACTTCGCCACGGAGGCGCGGGCGGGCTGGGCGCACAGCGACCCCCACCCCTTTTATTTCTGGGGTTACTTCGTGGGGCTCAACGGGCTCTGGGTGCTCgtgcccctgctgctgctgctggacgCCGCGCGGCAGCTGGCCACGGCGCAGCGCGGCCACGACCGGCCCCCGCCACAAGGCCCACTGAGGGGGGGAGACCCCCGGGGTGAGAGACCCcccccagggctgagggaccccccccagggctga